A single window of Vibrio sp. HB236076 DNA harbors:
- the rsmE gene encoding 16S rRNA (uracil(1498)-N(3))-methyltransferase, translating to MRIPRIYHPEPIEQLGTLVLSDDAAGHVSRVLRMQVGQEVLLFDGSGAQFPAILSEVTKKSACVDVQQRLDHNIESPLNLHLGQVISRGDKMEFTIQKSVELGVNTITPLISERCGVKLDAKRFEKKLSQWQKIAISACEQCGRNIIPQIRPIMTLEQWCQEPSAALKLNLHPRAEYSINTLPEKSQHIRLLIGPEGGLSAEEITMTRDHQFAETLLGPRVLRTETAALTAITALQVRFGDLG from the coding sequence ATGCGAATCCCGCGTATCTATCACCCCGAACCGATTGAGCAACTTGGCACCTTAGTGTTAAGTGATGACGCAGCAGGACACGTCTCCCGGGTACTGCGCATGCAAGTGGGTCAAGAAGTGTTACTTTTTGATGGCTCTGGCGCTCAATTTCCCGCCATTTTGAGTGAAGTAACCAAAAAAAGCGCCTGTGTCGACGTTCAACAACGACTCGATCACAATATAGAATCACCGCTCAACTTGCACCTCGGACAAGTTATCTCTCGAGGTGACAAAATGGAATTTACCATTCAAAAGTCGGTTGAACTTGGCGTTAATACGATCACACCGCTCATTTCAGAACGCTGTGGGGTCAAATTGGATGCCAAGCGCTTTGAAAAAAAATTATCTCAGTGGCAAAAGATTGCCATTAGTGCCTGTGAGCAATGTGGCCGTAATATCATCCCTCAAATTCGGCCGATCATGACACTTGAACAATGGTGTCAAGAACCCTCTGCCGCTTTGAAGCTCAATTTGCACCCCAGAGCGGAATATTCAATCAACACCTTACCTGAAAAATCACAACACATTCGGCTGTTGATTGGCCCGGAAGGAGGTCTATCGGCAGAAGAAATTACGATGACACGCGATCATCAATTTGCTGAAACCTTACTCGGACCACGAGTATTGAGAACTGAAACCGCCGCATTAACCGCCATCACAGCCCTACAAGTCCGCTTTGGCGATTTGGGCTAA
- the gshB gene encoding glutathione synthase yields MIKIGIVMDPIESITIKKDTSFAMMLEAQRRGYQIHYMQMQDLHLEQGVALADTKIITVAENPDQWYQVQSEQSIALSELDAILMRKDPPFDTEYIYATYILERAEEQGTLVVNKPQSLRDCNEKLFTAWFPELTPTTLVTRSAEKIKAFREQHGDVILKPLDGMGGASIFRVKQGDPNVSVIIETLTGHGQHYAMAQTFVPDISNGDKRILVVDGEPMPYCLARIPAEGETRGNLAAGGRGEARPISETDRKIAETVAPILKQKGLIFVGLDVIGDKLTEINVTSPTCVREIEASFDISITGKLMDAIERYVKQ; encoded by the coding sequence ATGATTAAAATCGGTATTGTTATGGATCCTATTGAGTCCATAACTATCAAAAAAGACACCAGCTTTGCTATGATGTTAGAAGCTCAGCGTCGTGGTTACCAAATCCATTACATGCAAATGCAGGATTTGCACCTAGAGCAAGGCGTGGCCCTGGCCGATACCAAAATCATCACCGTAGCGGAAAACCCGGATCAGTGGTACCAAGTTCAAAGTGAACAATCGATTGCTTTGTCTGAGCTAGATGCCATTCTTATGCGTAAAGACCCACCATTTGACACTGAGTATATCTACGCGACCTACATCTTAGAGCGGGCGGAAGAACAAGGAACGTTAGTGGTAAACAAGCCGCAAAGTTTAAGAGATTGCAACGAAAAGCTCTTCACCGCTTGGTTTCCTGAACTCACACCAACCACACTGGTCACTCGCAGTGCCGAGAAAATTAAAGCCTTTAGAGAGCAACACGGTGACGTAATTTTGAAACCGCTCGATGGAATGGGTGGTGCTTCTATTTTCCGCGTCAAACAAGGTGATCCGAACGTTTCGGTGATCATTGAGACCCTCACCGGTCACGGTCAACACTATGCAATGGCACAAACTTTTGTCCCAGATATCAGCAATGGCGACAAACGTATTTTAGTGGTCGATGGTGAACCCATGCCTTACTGTCTCGCCCGTATTCCTGCCGAAGGGGAAACTCGCGGTAACTTAGCGGCTGGCGGCCGAGGTGAAGCTCGTCCAATTAGTGAAACCGATCGTAAAATTGCTGAGACCGTCGCTCCAATTTTGAAACAAAAAGGCCTGATCTTTGTTGGTTTAGACGTAATCGGTGATAAGCTTACAGAGATTAACGTCACTAGCCCAACTTGTGTTAGAGAAATTGAAGCCAGTTTTGACATCTCGATTACCGGTAAACTCATGGATGCCATCGAGCGTTACGTAAAGCAATAA